Below is a genomic region from Vicinamibacteria bacterium.
TGGAAAGCGACGAGCCGATGGACTGATCGTCTCCGATGTCGGCGAAGACCGAATGGAATATCGGGAACGTGCTCGACGAGCTCGCGGGAACGTGCAGCCCCGACTGCGCCATCAATGCGAGAAGCCCCGCCGTCTTGAGCGCGACCGTCTTTCCTCCGGTATTGGGACCGGTGAAGACGAGCCCCCGACGGCCCTCGGAGAGCCGAAACGTGAGCGGCACCGGCTCTTCGAGGAGCGGATGGCGCGCATCGTGCAGCACCAGGACGTCCTCGGTCGTGAGAGTGGGCCTCACCGCCCGGTAGTGCTCCGACAGCCGCCCCTTGGCTCCGATGAAGTCGAGCGTCGAAAGCGCCTGGGAGGCGGCCATGAGCTCGCTCGCGAAAGTCCTCACGCGGTCGGTGAGCGCGCGCAGAATGCGCCGGACCTCGGCCGCCTCGCGATCGGCGAGCGCCGCAATCTCGTTCCCCAGCGGAACCGCTCCCGAAGGCTCGACGAAGATCGTGGCGCCGCTCGCGGAGGCCCCGTGGACGATTCCGGGAAACTGCGATCGGCATTCCGCCTTGACCGGCACCACCGGCCGGTTGTTTCGAAGCGTGACGATCGGTTCCTGAAGAAGCTTCTGGTTGTCTCGCGAGCTCACGGTGGCATCGAGGATCTTGGCCACTCGCGCGCGCAGACGGCGCGACTTGGAGCGAAGTTTTTCGAGCTCCGGGCTCGCGTCGTCTCGGACCGCCTCCTCGTCGAGGTCGACGACCTGTCGGATGGCGGCTTCCACCGGTGAGAGGTCCGCGAGGTCGCGGGCGCGCGCCGACAGGAGGGGCAGCTCCTCGGTTTTTCGCTCCAGACCGGCCTTGGTGCGACCCGCGACCGAAGAGAACCCCGCGAGGCGAACGAAACTTTGGACGTCGAGCGCGTGCCCCGCCACCTTCAGCTCGTCGAGGTCCTCGTCGATCTCCGGAAGACCGGCAAGCGACAAGCGCTCGTTCTGGTCGATCAGCCGTCTGGCTTCGCTCGTCTCGTCGAGCGCCCGACTCACTTCGAGCTCCTCGATCGAGGGGGTGAGAGTCGATGCCGTGCGCCGTCCGCCGGGGGTCTCGGCAAGACCCGCGAGAGCTTCGCGTATCTTGTTGAACTCTAGAGCCTTCTCGGCACTCCTGTTCATCGATACGAAGCCACGGTTGGAAAACCCAATCCCCCATTGTAACACGCCGGTAACGCAGTCGCCGCGAGCCCCCGGCGCTTCAACCGGCCCGTTTGCGGCAGATCATACCCGCCAGGTACCCGGCCCCGAACCCGTTGTCGATGTTCACCACGGCCACCCCCGGCGAGCAGCCGTTGAGCATCGCCAGAAGCGCGGCGAGACCGAAGAAGCTGGCGCCATAGCCGACGCTCGTGGGAACGGCGATGACCGGAACGTCCGTCAGTCCGGAAACGACGCTCGGGAGCGCGCCCTCCATTCCCGCGACCACCACGAGCACGTCCGAGCTCAAAAGCGCCGACCGGTGGGCCGCGAGCCGATGGAGGCCCGCCACACCGACGTCGATGATCCTCTCGACCGAAGCTCCCATGAGCTCGAGCGTGAGCGCGGCTTCCTCGGCGACGGCAATGTCGGACGTGCCCGCCGCGAGCACCGCCGCCTTGCCGTTCGTGGTCGCCGGCGGTTCGCCCACGACGATCGCACGAGCCTCCCCCTTCCACGAGGCGCCCTCGACGAGCTTCTCGACGGCGCGAAACGCCTCTTGATTCGTCTTGGTGACGAGAACGAGGTGCCCGCCATCGGCGAGCGATCGGACGATCGACGCAATTTGGAGAGGCGTCTTCCCCGGCCCGAATACGACTTCGGGAAACCCTCGCCTCAGCGCTCGATGATGGTCGACCTTGGCGAATCCGAGGTCCTCGAATCCGAGCGTGCGGAGCGTCTCCCAGGCGGTGTCGGCGGACTGTTCGCCGCGCTCGACGGCTCTCAGAATGTCGCGGACGCGCTCGGGGGACATCGGGATCTAAGCTTAGTACAGGACTTCCGTGATCCACCAAAGTAGGGACAGGCACTACTTTGCTACTTTCCCCCGAAGTGCCGGCTCAACAAAGCGAGAAAGAAGAACGGCCCGTACTCGAGCCCCTTGACCCAGACGAGGTCCTCCCAGGCGCGGCCCGGCTCGGCCAGATAAGCGGAGTGATAGCTCAATCCGACGCTCAAGCTCAGAAACATCCACGCCGGGCTCGGGCGGAGACACAGAAGCGGTGCGATCCAGAGCAAATACCACGGATGGACGATTGGGGCGAGGAGGAGCACCGCCCCCACGGTCAAATACGCGCTCGTCCGAGGGGGCGTTCTCTTGACGACGAGGGCGGCGACGAGAAGAGCGAGGATGGCGGCGGCGGCGAGCTTCGCGGTCTCGAGCGAGCCCGTGGCCGCGTACAGAACGTGAAACAGGCTGTCGTTTCCTCTCCACCTCAGCCCGTACTCGCGGAGACCGCGGAAGGCGAGTCTCCCCGCCGAAGCGTAGGGGAGCGAGAACGCCAGCACCAAGAGGGGCACGGCGATGAAGGTCGCTTTTTTCACGTGCCGCGCCAGGAGAGGAAGGACCGCGAAGCCCAAGAGCTTGGAGAGCCCCGAAAGCGTCATGAAGGCGGGCGCCCATCGCTCCTTTCCGCCGCCGAGAGCCGCGAGCGCGGCCATGAGGAAGAGTGCCCCGAGAACGTCGTTGTGCCCGCTGCCCGCGATCTCCACGATCGCGAGGGGGCTCCAGGCGTAGACGAGCACGCGCTCCGGATTGAGCGAGGCTGCCCGCAGGATGAAAGCGAGCACGACCAGAAGCGCGACATCCACGGCGACGAAGAACGCCTTCATCGCCAGGAGGCTCTCGCTCACGCTCGTGACGGCGAAGAAGGCCATTTGCATGAGCGGCGGGTAGAT
It encodes:
- the larB gene encoding nickel pincer cofactor biosynthesis protein LarB, which translates into the protein MSPERVRDILRAVERGEQSADTAWETLRTLGFEDLGFAKVDHHRALRRGFPEVVFGPGKTPLQIASIVRSLADGGHLVLVTKTNQEAFRAVEKLVEGASWKGEARAIVVGEPPATTNGKAAVLAAGTSDIAVAEEAALTLELMGASVERIIDVGVAGLHRLAAHRSALLSSDVLVVVAGMEGALPSVVSGLTDVPVIAVPTSVGYGASFFGLAALLAMLNGCSPGVAVVNIDNGFGAGYLAGMICRKRAG